One region of Clostridiales bacterium genomic DNA includes:
- a CDS encoding serine O-acetyltransferase: MTQKSLLHAVAAQIANGYETAEVPMYSEQLRMPDRKVIIKIIENLQKVFFPAYFAGGTVSHVSAETFAEFLLGEIYTDLCEQVHLAFSNTIKDETELRERTSAVCDRFLCRLPQIQAMLMKDVAANFDGDPAAGSKEEVIFSYPGLYAIFVYRVAHELYESKVPLIPRIMSEYAHGATGIDINPGAQIGEYFFIDHGTGIVVGETTIIGDHVKLYQGVTLGALSPRHGHAVTGKRHPTVGDNATIYSGASILGGKTVIGANSVIGGNSFITESVAPNTKASTETPRMIFRVAQPKPSDEK, translated from the coding sequence ATGACGCAAAAAAGTCTGCTGCACGCCGTGGCAGCGCAGATCGCCAACGGCTACGAAACGGCCGAAGTGCCCATGTACAGCGAGCAGCTGCGCATGCCCGACCGCAAGGTCATCATCAAGATCATCGAGAACCTGCAGAAGGTGTTCTTCCCGGCGTATTTCGCGGGCGGCACGGTGTCGCACGTCTCGGCCGAGACGTTTGCGGAGTTCCTGCTCGGCGAGATCTACACCGACCTGTGCGAGCAGGTGCACCTGGCGTTTTCCAACACGATCAAGGACGAGACGGAGCTGCGCGAGCGCACGAGCGCCGTGTGCGACCGCTTCCTGTGCCGCCTGCCGCAGATCCAGGCCATGCTCATGAAAGACGTGGCCGCAAACTTCGACGGCGACCCCGCCGCCGGCAGCAAGGAGGAGGTCATCTTCTCCTACCCCGGCCTGTACGCGATCTTCGTCTACCGCGTGGCGCACGAGCTCTACGAGAGCAAGGTTCCGCTCATCCCGCGCATCATGAGCGAGTACGCCCACGGCGCGACCGGCATTGACATCAACCCCGGCGCGCAGATCGGCGAATATTTCTTCATCGACCACGGCACCGGCATCGTCGTCGGCGAGACGACGATCATCGGCGACCACGTCAAGCTCTATCAGGGCGTGACGCTCGGCGCGCTCAGCCCGCGCCACGGCCATGCCGTGACCGGCAAGCGCCACCCCACCGTCGGCGACAACGCCACGATCTACTCCGGCGCGTCCATCCTCGGCGGCAAGACCGTCATCGGCGCAAACTCCGTCATCGGCGGCAACTCGTTCATCACCGAGTCCGTGGCCCCGAACACGAAGGCCAGCACCGAGACCCCGCGCATGATCTTCCGCGTCGCGCAGCCGAAGCCCAGCGACGAGAAATAA
- a CDS encoding DUF896 domain-containing protein — MTQEKMDRISELTRIARERDLTPEEQAERKALREEYIADWRRSTIDVLENTYIDHGDGRITKLPKKKR, encoded by the coding sequence TTGACACAGGAAAAGATGGACCGCATCAGCGAGCTGACGCGCATCGCGCGCGAGCGCGACCTGACCCCCGAGGAACAGGCCGAGCGCAAGGCGCTGCGCGAGGAATACATCGCCGACTGGCGCCGCAGCACGATCGACGTGCTCGAAAACACGTACATCGACCACGGCGACGGCCGCATCACGAAACTGCCGAAGAAAAAGCGCTGA